From Streptomyces cyaneogriseus subsp. noncyanogenus, the proteins below share one genomic window:
- a CDS encoding polyprenyl synthetase family protein produces MTVVGPFGLSVRDQALEADVQAGLAAVEEGLLEATKSEVPFITEAAQHLVRAGGKRFRPLLVMLAARFGDPYAPGIVPSAVVVELTHLATLYHDDVMDEAAVRRGVASANTRWGNSVAVLTGDFLFARASQILADLGPEAVRVQALAFERLVTGQILETAGPQDGRDPVEHYLDVLGGKTGSLVAVSCRFGAMMSGADETHVDVLTQYGERLGVAFQLADDVLDIASDSHESGKTPGTDLREGIATLPVLRLRERAARLGLAEDRALCELLDSDLTDDERHAEALRLLRAHPALEQARRDTVRYAEEARAALVPLPECEAKAALVELCDAVVHRAG; encoded by the coding sequence GTGACCGTCGTCGGGCCGTTCGGGCTGAGCGTGCGGGACCAGGCACTGGAAGCCGATGTCCAGGCCGGACTGGCGGCTGTCGAGGAAGGGTTGCTTGAGGCAACCAAGAGCGAAGTGCCGTTCATCACAGAGGCCGCCCAGCACCTGGTACGAGCGGGCGGGAAGCGCTTCCGCCCGCTGCTGGTGATGCTGGCGGCCCGGTTCGGCGACCCGTACGCCCCGGGCATCGTGCCCTCGGCCGTCGTCGTGGAGCTGACCCACCTGGCGACGCTGTACCACGACGACGTGATGGACGAGGCCGCGGTGCGGCGCGGGGTCGCCAGCGCCAACACCCGCTGGGGCAACTCGGTGGCGGTCCTCACCGGCGACTTCCTGTTCGCGCGGGCCTCGCAGATCCTCGCCGACCTCGGCCCGGAGGCGGTCCGCGTCCAGGCCCTGGCGTTCGAGCGGCTGGTCACCGGGCAGATCCTGGAGACGGCCGGACCGCAGGACGGGCGGGACCCGGTCGAGCACTACCTCGACGTCCTCGGCGGCAAGACGGGCTCGCTGGTCGCCGTCTCCTGCCGGTTCGGCGCGATGATGTCCGGCGCCGACGAGACGCACGTGGACGTGCTGACCCAGTACGGCGAGCGGCTCGGCGTCGCCTTCCAGCTCGCGGACGACGTGCTGGACATCGCCTCCGACTCCCACGAGTCGGGCAAGACGCCGGGGACGGACCTGCGCGAGGGCATCGCGACCCTGCCCGTGCTCCGGCTGCGGGAGCGGGCGGCCCGGCTCGGGCTGGCCGAGGACCGCGCCCTGTGCGAGCTGCTCGACTCCGATCTGACCGACGACGAGCGGCACGCGGAGGCGCTGCGCCTGCTGCGCGCCCATCCCGCGCTGGAGCAGGCCCGCCGGGACACCGTGCGCTACGCCGAGGAGGCGCGCGCCGCGCTCGTCCCGCTGCCGGAGTGCGAGGCGAAGGCGGCGCTGGTGGAGCTGTGCGACGCGGTGGTGCACCGGGCCGGTTAG
- a CDS encoding tetratricopeptide repeat protein: MARLSRDSKPNRQDTEPAAGPPAAPVDVRVPGAVSGAAPGALPGATVDGVPIVAAPGQEIQHAVLAHLHRVALSTGGPVRATVHDDRIGYVVPIRVDPDGSSRFTAEPVRTASPEGAVPPSPSAFPPPRAAPGTAEARPPGTVAPPTGVFGPPPRMDAPPGGAEAPARPVVPFVPAEPEGAADPKPAPVRGFDAVAEAVLGEDPRATPGGGTGPARLAEPTARINEAVRTGRTDDAALLAERTVARATETLGPEHPEVLRLRELTAYIAYLSDDPVRALRISLDLARIHRRAGDAEAAYGSLHGAVTAWRAIRDPERGMELGHDLIGLWAGLVAEGGPAAEEADRLESARARMGRLAQRARAARPEKGSPRPHAETGAALAR, translated from the coding sequence ATGGCTCGACTCAGCCGCGACAGCAAGCCGAACCGCCAGGACACGGAGCCTGCGGCCGGTCCCCCGGCGGCCCCGGTGGACGTCCGGGTGCCCGGCGCGGTGAGCGGTGCCGCCCCGGGCGCCCTGCCCGGCGCCACCGTCGACGGCGTGCCGATCGTCGCCGCGCCCGGCCAGGAGATCCAGCACGCCGTGCTGGCCCACCTCCACCGCGTCGCCCTCTCCACCGGAGGCCCGGTCCGCGCCACGGTGCACGACGACCGCATCGGCTACGTCGTCCCCATCCGCGTCGACCCCGACGGCTCCAGCCGCTTCACCGCGGAGCCGGTACGGACGGCTTCGCCGGAAGGCGCGGTACCGCCGTCCCCGTCCGCCTTTCCGCCCCCGCGAGCCGCCCCCGGTACCGCCGAAGCCAGGCCGCCCGGCACGGTGGCGCCGCCCACGGGGGTGTTCGGACCGCCGCCGCGGATGGACGCCCCTCCCGGCGGCGCGGAAGCCCCGGCCCGGCCGGTGGTGCCCTTCGTCCCCGCGGAGCCGGAAGGCGCCGCGGACCCCAAGCCCGCGCCGGTCCGGGGGTTCGACGCCGTGGCCGAGGCCGTCCTCGGCGAGGACCCGCGCGCCACCCCCGGCGGCGGCACCGGCCCCGCCCGCCTCGCCGAGCCCACGGCCCGCATCAACGAGGCCGTCAGGACGGGGCGGACGGACGACGCGGCGCTTCTCGCGGAGCGGACGGTGGCGCGGGCGACGGAGACGCTGGGGCCGGAACACCCCGAGGTGCTCAGGCTGCGCGAGCTCACCGCGTACATCGCCTACCTGTCCGACGACCCGGTCCGCGCCCTGCGCATCTCCCTCGACCTGGCCCGGATCCACCGCCGCGCGGGCGACGCGGAGGCCGCGTACGGCAGTCTCCACGGCGCGGTCACCGCCTGGCGCGCCATACGCGACCCGGAGCGGGGGATGGAACTGGGGCACGACCTGATCGGCCTGTGGGCCGGACTGGTCGCGGAGGGCGGACCGGCGGCCGAGGAGGCCGACCGGCTGGAGTCGGCCCGCGCCCGCATGGGCCGCCTGGCCCAGCGCGCCCGCGCCGCACGGCCGGAGAAAGGTTCCCCCCGCCCCCACGCGGAGACCGGTGCCGCGCTGGCCCGGTGA
- a CDS encoding ABC transporter permease has protein sequence MSRAETAAAVRAPRPLWTFGLLRSELLTTFRRWRTLALLGVLAAVPVLVGIAVRIETGDGGSFGGGGGGAEAGGGGPAFISQVSNNGLFLVFTALAATLPFFLPMAVGVVAGDAIAGEAGAGTLRYLLVAPAGRTRLLLTKYAAVLAFCLAATLVVAVSALAVGALLFPLGDLTTISGTRIGYAEGLGRALLIALAVAASLVGVAALGLFVSTLTGSGIAAMATTVGLLITVQILDQIPQLHALQPYFFSHYWLSFADLMREPVYWDDLMRNLGLQALYAAVFGSAAWARFTARDITA, from the coding sequence ATGTCGCGGGCTGAGACGGCGGCAGCCGTCCGCGCGCCGAGGCCGCTGTGGACCTTCGGTCTGCTGCGCAGCGAGCTGCTGACCACCTTCCGGCGCTGGCGCACGCTCGCCCTGCTGGGGGTACTGGCCGCCGTGCCGGTGCTGGTCGGGATCGCGGTCCGGATCGAGACGGGCGACGGAGGGTCGTTCGGCGGCGGAGGCGGCGGGGCGGAGGCCGGCGGCGGGGGCCCGGCCTTCATCTCGCAGGTCAGCAACAACGGCCTGTTCCTGGTCTTCACCGCGCTCGCCGCGACACTGCCGTTCTTCCTGCCGATGGCCGTCGGTGTCGTCGCGGGCGACGCGATCGCGGGCGAGGCGGGCGCGGGCACCCTGCGCTATCTGCTGGTCGCCCCGGCCGGCCGCACCCGCCTGCTGCTCACCAAGTACGCCGCCGTGCTCGCCTTCTGTCTGGCCGCCACCCTCGTGGTCGCCGTCTCGGCGCTCGCGGTCGGGGCGCTGCTGTTCCCGCTCGGCGACCTGACGACCATCTCCGGCACCCGGATCGGCTATGCCGAGGGCCTCGGGCGGGCGCTGCTCATCGCCCTGGCCGTGGCCGCCTCGCTCGTCGGCGTCGCGGCCCTCGGCCTGTTCGTCTCGACGCTGACGGGCAGCGGCATCGCGGCGATGGCGACCACGGTGGGACTGCTGATCACGGTTCAGATCCTCGACCAGATCCCGCAGCTCCACGCGCTCCAGCCGTACTTCTTCTCCCACTACTGGCTGTCCTTCGCCGACCTGATGCGCGAACCGGTCTACTGGGACGACCTGATGCGGAACCTGGGTCTCCAGGCCCTGTACGCGGCCGTCTTCGGCTCGGCGGCCTGGGCGCGGTTCACGGCGAGGGACATCACGGCGTGA
- a CDS encoding flavodoxin family protein, whose protein sequence is MTRRFLFLLGSSRPDGNTELLARRAAEQLPHGTEQRWINLAEHPLPDFEDLRHDSDHVRPREGAAAVLLDATLAATDVVIASPLYWYSVSAHTKRYLDHWAGWLRVPGLDFKATMAGRTLWGVTALAHEEQEVADPLVGTLRNSAAYMGMRFGGVLLGNGSKPGDVLRDTEALTRAKTFFAQEAPLARFPYEEGGADVRDVTP, encoded by the coding sequence ATGACCCGTCGCTTTCTCTTCCTGCTCGGCAGCAGCCGCCCGGACGGCAACACCGAGCTGCTGGCCCGCCGCGCCGCCGAGCAGTTGCCGCACGGCACCGAGCAGCGGTGGATCAACCTCGCCGAGCACCCGCTGCCCGACTTCGAGGACCTGCGGCACGACAGCGACCACGTCCGCCCCCGGGAGGGCGCCGCCGCCGTGCTGCTGGACGCCACGCTCGCCGCCACGGACGTCGTGATCGCCTCACCGCTGTACTGGTACTCGGTCTCCGCCCACACCAAGCGCTACCTCGACCACTGGGCGGGCTGGCTGCGCGTCCCGGGCCTGGACTTCAAGGCGACGATGGCCGGGCGCACCCTGTGGGGCGTCACCGCGCTCGCCCACGAGGAGCAGGAGGTCGCCGACCCGCTCGTCGGCACCCTCCGCAACTCCGCGGCGTACATGGGCATGCGCTTCGGCGGCGTCCTGCTCGGCAACGGCAGCAAGCCCGGTGACGTACTGCGGGACACCGAGGCGCTGACCCGGGCCAAGACCTTCTTCGCCCAGGAGGCGCCCCTGGCCCGCTTCCCCTACGAAGAGGGCGGCGCGGACGTCCGGGACGTCACGCCGTGA
- a CDS encoding ABC transporter ATP-binding protein, whose amino-acid sequence MGGPSAAEPEGPGHPEGPEHPERAEPPERGTAADAEDAEVAVDAVIATRALTKRYRGGQLAVDGLDLTVPAGSVFGFLGPNGSGKTTTIRMLMGLIEPTSGTARVLGRPMPRAARAVLPRVGALIEGPALYGFLSGRDNLLRYDAADPTADPRTRRERVAAALDRVGLAAAAGKKAKAYSLGMKQRLGLAAALLRPRRLLVLDEPTNGLDPQGMREIRTLVRELASDGTTVFLSSHLLDEIEQVCTHAAVMARGRLITQGPVAELAAGRRGRLVVTTPDTGDAARVLKEQGAADVVIAEDRVTAEPPDRDLADLNAALVAAGVRVRGFGTERASLEDAFVALTGEGFDVAG is encoded by the coding sequence ATGGGCGGACCGTCCGCCGCGGAGCCGGAGGGCCCGGGACACCCGGAGGGCCCGGAGCATCCGGAGCGTGCGGAGCCTCCGGAGCGGGGAACCGCCGCGGACGCGGAGGACGCCGAGGTCGCGGTGGACGCCGTCATCGCCACCCGGGCGCTCACCAAGCGCTACCGCGGCGGACAGCTCGCCGTGGACGGTCTGGACCTGACCGTCCCGGCGGGCAGCGTCTTCGGCTTCCTCGGCCCGAACGGGTCCGGCAAGACCACCACCATCCGCATGCTGATGGGGCTGATCGAACCCACCTCGGGCACCGCCCGGGTCCTCGGCCGGCCCATGCCGCGCGCCGCCCGTGCCGTACTGCCCCGGGTCGGCGCCCTCATCGAGGGCCCGGCCCTGTACGGCTTCCTCTCCGGCCGGGACAACCTGCTGCGCTACGACGCCGCCGACCCCACCGCCGACCCGCGCACCCGGCGCGAGCGCGTCGCCGCGGCGCTGGACCGGGTCGGCCTGGCGGCGGCGGCCGGGAAGAAGGCGAAGGCGTACTCGCTCGGCATGAAGCAGCGGCTCGGCCTCGCGGCGGCCCTGCTCCGGCCCCGCCGCCTGCTGGTGCTGGACGAGCCCACCAACGGCCTCGACCCCCAGGGCATGCGGGAGATCCGGACGCTGGTGCGCGAGCTGGCCTCCGACGGCACGACCGTCTTCCTCTCCTCGCACCTGCTGGACGAGATCGAGCAGGTCTGCACGCACGCCGCCGTGATGGCGCGGGGCCGGCTGATCACCCAGGGCCCGGTCGCCGAGCTGGCGGCCGGACGGCGCGGCCGGCTGGTGGTGACCACCCCGGACACCGGGGACGCGGCCCGGGTGCTCAAGGAGCAGGGGGCCGCCGACGTCGTGATCGCCGAGGACCGGGTGACGGCGGAGCCGCCGGACCGCGACCTCGCCGACCTGAACGCCGCGCTGGTCGCGGCCGGCGTCCGGGTCAGGGGCTTCGGCACGGAACGGGCCTCCCTGGAGGACGCGTTCGTGGCACTGACGGGGGAGGGGTTCGATGTCGCGGGCTGA
- the rarD gene encoding EamA family transporter RarD, whose amino-acid sequence MAGTSRGEQRIGLLNGFAAYGMWGLVPLFWPLLKPAGAVEILAHRMVWSLALVAVALLCIRRWAWAGELLRQPRKLALITVAAAVITVNWGVYIWAVNSGHVVEASLGYFINPLVTIAMGVLLLKERLRPLQWVAVGVGFAAVVVLTVGYGRPPWISLVLAFSFATYGLVKKKVNLGGVESLAAETAIQFLPALGYLLWLSAQGNSTFTSEGPGHAALLAATGLVTALPLVCFGAAAIRVPLSTLGLLQYLAPVFQFLLGILYFHEAMPPERWAGFALVWLALALLTWNALRTAHRSARALRAHRIGATPPKGGAGAARTARGAAPGASGPAEPEPLDTRP is encoded by the coding sequence GTGGCCGGGACGTCCAGGGGTGAGCAGCGGATAGGTCTGCTGAACGGCTTCGCGGCGTATGGCATGTGGGGGCTCGTCCCGCTGTTCTGGCCGCTGCTCAAGCCGGCCGGGGCGGTGGAGATCCTCGCCCACCGGATGGTGTGGTCGCTCGCCCTCGTCGCCGTCGCCCTGCTGTGCATCCGGCGCTGGGCGTGGGCCGGCGAGCTGCTGCGGCAGCCGCGCAAGCTGGCGCTGATCACGGTGGCCGCCGCCGTCATCACGGTCAACTGGGGCGTCTACATCTGGGCCGTGAACAGCGGCCATGTCGTCGAGGCGTCCCTCGGCTACTTCATCAACCCCCTGGTCACCATCGCCATGGGCGTGCTGCTGCTGAAGGAGCGGCTGCGGCCCCTGCAATGGGTCGCGGTCGGCGTCGGCTTCGCCGCCGTGGTGGTCCTGACCGTCGGCTACGGCCGCCCGCCGTGGATCTCCCTCGTCCTCGCCTTCTCCTTCGCCACGTACGGCCTGGTGAAGAAGAAGGTCAACCTCGGCGGCGTCGAGTCACTGGCCGCCGAGACCGCGATCCAGTTCCTGCCCGCCCTCGGGTATCTGCTGTGGCTCTCCGCGCAGGGGAACTCGACCTTCACCTCCGAGGGCCCCGGTCACGCGGCGCTGCTCGCCGCGACCGGCCTGGTCACCGCGCTCCCGCTGGTCTGCTTCGGCGCGGCGGCCATCCGCGTACCGCTGTCCACGCTGGGGCTGTTGCAGTACCTGGCCCCGGTCTTCCAGTTCCTGCTCGGCATCCTCTACTTCCACGAGGCGATGCCGCCCGAGCGCTGGGCCGGGTTCGCGCTGGTGTGGCTGGCGCTCGCGCTGCTCACCTGGAACGCCCTGCGCACCGCCCACCGCTCCGCGCGAGCGCTCAGGGCGCACCGGATCGGCGCCACCCCGCCGAAGGGCGGCGCGGGCGCCGCACGGACGGCGCGCGGCGCGGCCCCGGGCGCCTCGGGCCCCGCGGAGCCGGAGCCGCTGGACACCAGGCCGTAG
- a CDS encoding SDR family oxidoreductase, with product MSIVVTGATGHLGRHVVGQLLEKVPAGQVTAVVRSPRKAADLAARGVRIAVADYNAPETLDGLFSAGDKVLLISGNEFDKGRPGQHKAVIDAAKAAGVALLAYTSAPGSLTAALADDHRATEEILLASGLPYTLLRNGWYHENYTENLAPVLEHGAVVQAAGEGRLSSASRADYAAAAVAVLTGEGHENATYELGGDVAWGFAEYAAEVGRQTGREIAYRAVSVEAYTGILTGAGLPEPLARVLAGVDASIEKGELVVSTGDLSRLIGRPTTPLAEAVAAALRN from the coding sequence ATGAGCATCGTCGTCACCGGAGCCACCGGACACCTCGGCCGCCACGTCGTCGGCCAGTTGCTGGAGAAGGTCCCGGCCGGTCAGGTCACGGCCGTCGTCCGCTCGCCCCGGAAGGCCGCGGACCTCGCCGCCCGCGGGGTCCGGATCGCGGTCGCCGACTACAACGCCCCCGAGACCCTCGACGGCCTGTTCTCGGCCGGGGACAAGGTGCTGCTGATCTCGGGCAACGAGTTCGACAAGGGGCGGCCCGGGCAGCACAAGGCCGTCATCGACGCGGCGAAGGCCGCCGGTGTCGCCCTGCTCGCCTACACCAGCGCCCCCGGCAGCCTGACGGCCGCGCTCGCCGACGACCACCGCGCCACCGAGGAGATCCTGCTGGCCTCCGGTCTGCCCTACACGCTGCTGCGCAACGGCTGGTACCACGAGAACTACACCGAGAACCTGGCACCGGTCCTGGAGCACGGCGCCGTGGTGCAGGCCGCCGGCGAGGGCCGCCTCTCCTCGGCCTCGCGCGCCGACTACGCCGCCGCCGCGGTCGCCGTCCTCACCGGCGAGGGCCACGAGAACGCGACGTACGAGCTGGGCGGCGACGTGGCGTGGGGCTTCGCGGAGTACGCCGCCGAGGTGGGCCGGCAGACCGGCCGGGAGATCGCCTACCGGGCCGTCTCCGTCGAGGCGTACACCGGCATCCTCACCGGCGCCGGGCTGCCCGAACCGCTCGCCCGCGTCCTGGCCGGTGTGGACGCCTCCATCGAGAAGGGGGAGCTGGTCGTCTCCACCGGCGACCTGTCCCGCCTGATCGGCCGCCCCACCACCCCGCTCGCCGAGGCCGTCGCCGCCGCGCTCCGGAACTGA
- a CDS encoding flavin reductase family protein, which produces MSTAHTSPVPAHLPPSAAIEPGILYFGTPVVLLATANEDGTPNLAPMSSAFWLGWRGVLGLGAASQTARNLLRTRECVLNLPSDSLAAAVDRLALTTGTAPVPPRKYARGYRHVADKFARAGLTPVPSETVEPPRAGECPVAMEAVVEAVHPIGEDDEAQRGKILTFEVRVQRVHVHEDIRAEGTADRIDPDRWRPLIMSFQHFYGLGPRVHLSTLASIPERLYRGPDIDRARQAPHRP; this is translated from the coding sequence ATGAGCACTGCACACACCAGCCCCGTACCGGCCCATCTGCCGCCGTCCGCCGCCATCGAGCCGGGCATCCTCTACTTCGGGACCCCGGTCGTCCTGCTCGCCACGGCCAACGAGGACGGCACGCCCAACCTCGCCCCCATGTCGTCCGCGTTCTGGCTGGGCTGGCGGGGTGTGCTGGGACTGGGGGCCGCCTCCCAGACCGCCCGGAACCTGCTGCGCACCCGCGAGTGCGTCCTCAACCTGCCCTCCGACTCGCTCGCCGCCGCCGTCGACCGGCTGGCGCTGACCACCGGTACCGCTCCGGTGCCGCCGCGCAAGTACGCGCGCGGTTACCGGCACGTGGCGGACAAGTTCGCCCGGGCGGGGCTGACCCCGGTGCCGTCCGAGACGGTGGAGCCGCCCCGCGCGGGGGAGTGCCCGGTGGCGATGGAGGCCGTGGTGGAGGCGGTCCATCCGATCGGCGAGGACGACGAGGCGCAGCGCGGGAAGATCCTCACCTTCGAGGTGCGGGTGCAGCGCGTCCATGTGCACGAGGACATCCGGGCCGAGGGCACGGCGGACCGGATCGACCCGGACCGGTGGCGCCCGCTCATCATGAGCTTCCAGCACTTCTACGGCCTGGGTCCCCGTGTCCACCTCTCCACGCTCGCCTCCATCCCGGAGCGGCTGTACCGCGGCCCGGACATCGACCGGGCCCGGCAGGCCCCGCACCGGCCCTGA
- a CDS encoding Cof-type HAD-IIB family hydrolase: protein MDRSAYALIATDLDGTLLRGDDTVSDRSRAALARVAEAGARHLVVTGRPAPRVRSLLEDLGCTGLAVCGQGAQLYDAGADRLLWSVTLDRELAEIALGKIEAEVGQVYAAVDQDGVDGLTLIEPGYLMPHPTLPAVRIDRRDDLWCAPISKVLLRHAELSDDELAATARAVVGSLATVTMSGPGTVELQPCGVTKATGLALAAARLGLSPWQTIAFGDMPNDIPMFDWAGRGVAMANAHPDLKAVADEVTTSNEDDGIAVVLERLFSASAVR from the coding sequence ATGGACCGCTCTGCATATGCACTCATCGCCACTGACCTGGACGGAACGCTGTTGCGCGGCGACGACACCGTCTCCGACCGGTCGCGCGCGGCCCTCGCGCGGGTGGCCGAGGCCGGGGCCCGGCATCTGGTGGTCACGGGCCGCCCGGCGCCGAGGGTGCGGTCGCTGCTCGAGGACCTCGGCTGCACCGGGCTGGCGGTGTGCGGGCAGGGCGCGCAGCTCTACGACGCCGGTGCCGACCGCCTGCTGTGGTCGGTCACGCTGGACCGGGAGCTGGCCGAGATCGCGCTCGGCAAGATCGAGGCGGAGGTGGGGCAGGTCTACGCCGCCGTCGACCAGGACGGCGTCGACGGGCTCACCCTCATCGAACCCGGGTATCTGATGCCGCATCCGACCCTGCCCGCGGTACGGATCGACCGGCGCGACGACCTGTGGTGCGCGCCCATCAGCAAGGTGCTGCTGCGCCATGCCGAGCTGTCCGACGACGAGTTGGCGGCGACCGCCCGCGCGGTGGTCGGCTCGCTGGCGACGGTCACCATGTCGGGGCCCGGCACCGTGGAGCTCCAGCCGTGCGGCGTCACCAAGGCGACCGGGCTCGCGCTGGCCGCCGCGCGCCTGGGCCTGAGCCCGTGGCAGACCATCGCCTTCGGGGACATGCCCAACGACATCCCGATGTTCGACTGGGCGGGGCGCGGTGTCGCGATGGCCAATGCCCATCCCGACCTCAAGGCGGTCGCGGACGAGGTCACGACGTCGAACGAGGACGACGGCATCGCCGTCGTCCTCGAACGACTGTTTTCCGCCAGCGCGGTTCGGTAG
- a CDS encoding VOC family protein, protein MTQPSASAPAPVHWKLVVDATDPHAQADFWAAALGYEVEDNSALIEKLLGAGAVPAELTVASHGRRAWRDLIAVRHPGDPYEEESGTGLGRRLLFQRVPEAKTGKNRLHLDLHPGGDRREREVARLEGLGASVLRRVREPGGEWVVMADPEGNEFCVH, encoded by the coding sequence ATGACTCAGCCATCCGCGTCGGCACCCGCACCCGTGCACTGGAAGCTCGTCGTCGACGCCACCGACCCGCACGCGCAGGCGGACTTCTGGGCCGCCGCCCTCGGCTACGAGGTGGAGGACAACAGCGCGCTCATCGAGAAGCTGCTGGGCGCGGGGGCCGTACCCGCCGAGCTGACCGTCGCGTCGCACGGCCGGCGCGCCTGGCGGGACCTGATCGCCGTGCGGCACCCCGGGGATCCGTACGAGGAGGAGAGCGGCACCGGGCTGGGGCGGCGGCTGCTGTTCCAGCGCGTGCCGGAGGCCAAGACCGGCAAGAACCGGCTCCATCTGGATCTGCACCCGGGCGGGGACCGGCGCGAGCGGGAGGTCGCACGGCTGGAGGGGCTGGGGGCGAGCGTGCTGCGGCGGGTGCGGGAGCCGGGCGGGGAGTGGGTGGTGATGGCGGACCCGGAGGGCAACGAGTTCTGCGTCCACTAG
- a CDS encoding transglycosylase SLT domain-containing protein, translated as MRATGLRRHATTARLARKLALVGTGAAVLALPLVGATGALAATPAAATTATTAAATYTDNLDGWIRQSLDIMAQHGIPGTYDGIHRNVIRESSGNPYAINNWDVNAAAGTPSKGLLQVIDPTFQAYHVPGTSWDPYDPVANITAACNYAAHRYGSIDNVFGPY; from the coding sequence ATGCGCGCAACCGGTCTCCGCCGGCACGCCACCACCGCCCGACTCGCCCGCAAGCTGGCCCTCGTCGGCACGGGCGCCGCCGTACTCGCCCTGCCGCTCGTCGGCGCCACCGGCGCTTTGGCGGCCACCCCGGCCGCCGCGACGACGGCCACCACCGCGGCCGCCACGTACACCGACAACCTCGACGGCTGGATCCGGCAGTCGCTCGACATCATGGCCCAGCACGGGATCCCGGGGACCTACGACGGCATCCACCGCAACGTCATCCGGGAGTCGTCCGGCAACCCGTACGCCATCAACAACTGGGACGTCAACGCCGCCGCGGGCACCCCGTCCAAGGGCCTGCTCCAGGTCATCGACCCGACGTTCCAGGCCTACCACGTGCCCGGGACCTCGTGGGACCCGTACGACCCGGTCGCGAACATCACCGCCGCCTGCAACTACGCGGCCCACCGGTACGGCTCGATCGACAACGTCTTCGGTCCGTACTGA
- a CDS encoding LolA family protein, which yields MAPYASDDSTTAAQTRERGARRRKAARYAVPVAVTGIAAATIGLVPALADSGDPDLPDITAQQLIEKTAASDTQRLSGTVKISTDLGLPDLGGLAGGMAGGMASGSPGQGDGGSAADPSAKLTELVSGTHTLRVAVDGPDRQKLSLLENAAEYSLIRDGEDVWGYDSASNEVYHATVPGSADERTKEHRRIPATPRELAEEALKAVDDTTSVTVDGTAQVAGRDAYKLLIKPRQDGSTVGAITVAVDAETGVPLKFTLTPAGGGAAVVDAGFTQVSFAKPAASTFDFTPPEGAKITEGDEAAGAPERGPESEEDLAEGLGGLTVVGEGWNAVAAFDTGGQGLPADSASGDLGGFLGSFGDQVKGDFGSGTVFTTRLVNALITEDGKVYAGAVTKEALVKAADAAR from the coding sequence ATGGCACCGTACGCATCCGACGACAGCACGACCGCGGCCCAGACCCGGGAACGGGGGGCCCGGCGGCGCAAGGCCGCGCGGTACGCCGTCCCGGTCGCGGTGACGGGGATCGCGGCGGCGACGATCGGGCTCGTCCCGGCGCTCGCCGACTCCGGCGATCCCGATCTGCCGGACATCACGGCGCAGCAGCTCATCGAGAAGACGGCGGCGTCGGACACCCAGCGGCTGTCCGGCACGGTGAAGATCAGCACGGACCTCGGGCTGCCGGACCTGGGCGGCCTCGCGGGCGGGATGGCGGGCGGCATGGCCTCCGGCTCCCCGGGGCAGGGCGACGGCGGCTCCGCCGCGGACCCGTCGGCCAAGCTCACCGAGCTGGTGTCCGGCACGCACACGCTGCGGGTCGCGGTCGACGGGCCGGACCGGCAGAAGCTGTCGCTGCTGGAGAACGCGGCCGAGTACAGCCTGATCCGCGACGGCGAGGACGTCTGGGGGTACGACAGCGCGTCCAACGAGGTCTACCACGCCACCGTTCCCGGCTCCGCCGACGAGCGGACGAAGGAGCACCGGCGCATACCGGCCACCCCCCGGGAGCTGGCCGAGGAGGCGCTGAAGGCGGTCGACGACACCACGTCCGTCACCGTCGACGGCACCGCGCAGGTCGCCGGCCGGGACGCCTACAAGCTGCTGATCAAGCCCCGGCAGGACGGCTCCACGGTCGGTGCGATCACCGTCGCCGTGGACGCGGAGACCGGGGTGCCGCTGAAGTTCACCCTCACCCCGGCCGGGGGCGGCGCCGCCGTCGTGGACGCCGGGTTCACGCAGGTCAGCTTCGCCAAGCCGGCCGCCTCGACCTTCGACTTCACCCCGCCCGAGGGCGCGAAGATCACCGAGGGCGACGAGGCGGCCGGGGCGCCCGAGCGCGGGCCCGAGTCCGAGGAGGACCTGGCCGAGGGCCTCGGCGGCCTGACGGTCGTCGGCGAGGGCTGGAACGCGGTCGCCGCCTTCGACACCGGCGGCCAGGGCCTGCCCGCGGACTCCGCGAGCGGTGACCTCGGCGGCTTCCTGGGCTCCTTCGGCGACCAGGTCAAGGGCGACTTCGGTTCGGGCACGGTCTTCACGACCCGCCTGGTCAACGCCCTGATCACCGAGGACGGCAAGGTCTACGCGGGCGCCGTCACCAAGGAGGCACTGGTGAAGGCGGCCGACGCCGCGCGGTAG